From Gimesia panareensis, the proteins below share one genomic window:
- a CDS encoding ATP-binding protein, translating to ANIVDQLADRTKAIAAYLSRKKITDTKILTYVEHIRTTTSGLRQQLGHLTPSLKFARTTRTNINLITFCENLAEYHQSRWKNYPISLAVRILDPFSVKINQGKLTQVFDNLIINSDYWLKEDLEAGRIDKGIITIRISEPHIVISDNGRGIDPSIEAALFEPSVSRKKNGRGLGLYVAQQLLDSEGCSIKLRARRNSNNRFYQFELDLSGCLIDGVE from the coding sequence GCAAATATCGTTGACCAACTTGCAGATCGAACTAAAGCTATTGCGGCATACTTATCGCGAAAGAAAATTACAGACACAAAAATTTTAACATACGTTGAACATATACGGACTACTACAAGTGGTCTGAGACAGCAACTAGGACATTTAACACCCTCTTTAAAGTTTGCCCGTACTACTCGTACGAATATCAACTTAATAACGTTCTGTGAGAATCTTGCTGAATATCATCAATCCCGCTGGAAGAACTATCCAATTAGTCTTGCGGTACGTATTTTAGATCCATTTAGTGTTAAAATTAATCAAGGAAAACTAACGCAAGTTTTCGACAACCTCATCATTAATAGTGATTATTGGCTGAAAGAAGACCTGGAAGCAGGCAGAATTGACAAAGGAATAATTACTATACGAATTTCAGAACCTCATATAGTGATTAGCGATAACGGTCGAGGAATTGATCCTTCCATAGAAGCAGCTCTTTTTGAACCATCCGTTTCTCGTAAAAAGAATGGGCGCGGTTTAGGTCTTTATGTAGCCCAACAACTTCTAGATTCTGAAGGATGCAGCATCAAGTTAAGAGCTCGCAGAAATTCTAACAATCGATTTTACCAATTTGAACTTGATCTTTCTGGGTGTCTTATTGATGGTGTCGAATGA
- the tnpC gene encoding IS66 family transposase encodes MADESLPHDIQDCHRLIAMLQRQVDDGQQTINQQATQLSLKDKLVEEQAHSVLQLKDNQDQLNEKVTELNLTIEKLLKQLYGRKSERRIDGAGQLLLDLGEEVTPEVVSALEEAIRQAEQIAQDAAESNRKCQPRRPRPDDRKFPAHLPRYEKLVDLPKEQREGLKLIGYDEVETLELIRSELRVRVTRYAKYAHPADKTQGILSPERPTGLVEGHRFDPSIGVEVVAAKYFYHLPFYRQQDLFAGSGWTPSRSTLQNIEAGVEFALRPLAAHLRSYLKQDQTIGCDDTGVLLITPAAMPDLSRHPRGQRIGEVLETAIAAGKPSINAKMWGYYASRLPVVAFDFTVSRHRDGPDEVLRDFAGNLIGDCWSGFQKIEVRSGSRITFAACWAHARRKIDECRSAFPLQVAQLESWIRMLYDVEDQIQRLNASQRLARRRRLSRHVLGLIEEYLSGEEMSPGRVLPKSNLGQAAAYIRRHWKALSRFIDDASIPIDNNDCEQLMKRVATGRKNWMFKGSVFAGDRAANLMTIVGTAIRNDLDVAAYLHDVLQRALDGETDWARLAPHAWRVDHPESIRTYRQDERRQSADRKRKRRARRRLSK; translated from the coding sequence ATGGCTGATGAATCACTTCCCCACGACATCCAAGACTGCCATCGCTTGATTGCGATGTTGCAAAGGCAAGTCGATGACGGGCAACAAACGATCAATCAACAAGCGACCCAGCTTTCACTCAAGGACAAGCTGGTCGAAGAACAGGCCCACTCGGTCTTGCAGCTCAAGGACAATCAGGACCAGCTCAATGAGAAAGTCACCGAGCTGAACCTGACGATCGAGAAACTTCTTAAACAACTCTACGGCCGTAAGAGCGAACGGCGAATCGACGGTGCCGGTCAGTTGCTGCTGGACCTGGGCGAGGAAGTCACGCCCGAAGTGGTCAGCGCGCTCGAAGAAGCGATCCGGCAAGCTGAACAAATTGCCCAGGACGCCGCTGAATCGAACCGAAAGTGCCAACCCAGGCGACCGCGACCCGACGACCGTAAATTCCCCGCCCACCTGCCGCGTTATGAGAAACTCGTTGACCTTCCCAAGGAACAACGCGAGGGATTGAAACTGATCGGCTACGATGAAGTCGAAACGCTTGAGTTGATCCGCAGTGAACTACGCGTGCGGGTGACCAGATATGCCAAGTACGCGCACCCAGCGGACAAAACCCAAGGCATCCTCAGTCCTGAGCGGCCGACCGGACTGGTCGAGGGCCATCGTTTCGATCCATCGATCGGTGTAGAAGTCGTGGCGGCGAAATACTTCTATCATCTCCCGTTTTACCGCCAGCAAGACCTGTTCGCCGGCAGTGGCTGGACCCCCAGTCGCAGCACGCTGCAAAACATCGAAGCGGGTGTTGAGTTTGCACTTCGTCCGCTGGCGGCGCACCTGCGCAGCTATCTGAAACAGGATCAAACGATCGGTTGCGACGACACCGGCGTGTTGTTGATTACTCCCGCCGCGATGCCGGATCTGTCCCGGCATCCCCGCGGGCAGCGGATCGGCGAGGTGCTGGAAACCGCGATCGCCGCCGGCAAGCCCAGCATCAACGCAAAGATGTGGGGCTATTACGCCTCGCGTCTTCCGGTGGTGGCGTTTGACTTCACGGTCAGTCGTCACCGGGACGGACCGGATGAAGTGCTCAGAGATTTCGCGGGCAACCTGATCGGAGATTGCTGGTCGGGTTTTCAGAAGATCGAGGTTCGAAGTGGCTCACGGATTACGTTCGCCGCGTGTTGGGCGCATGCGCGTCGTAAGATTGACGAGTGCCGCAGCGCGTTCCCGCTCCAGGTCGCTCAGCTCGAATCGTGGATTCGGATGCTCTACGACGTCGAGGACCAGATCCAGAGGCTCAATGCGTCCCAGCGGCTGGCCCGTCGCCGCCGCCTGTCGCGTCATGTACTGGGTCTGATCGAAGAGTACTTGTCCGGCGAAGAGATGTCGCCGGGTCGTGTTTTACCCAAGAGCAATCTTGGTCAAGCCGCTGCGTACATTCGTCGTCACTGGAAGGCCTTGTCGCGATTTATTGATGACGCCTCGATCCCGATTGACAACAACGATTGCGAACAACTGATGAAACGTGTGGCCACGGGTCGCAAGAATTGGATGTTCAAAGGATCGGTGTTCGCTGGTGATCGAGCGGCGAACCTGATGACGATCGTGGGTACGGCGATTCGTAACGACCTGGACGTAGCTGCTTACCTGCACGACGTGTTGCAGCGTGCCCTTGACGGCGAGACGGACTGGGCCAGGCTGGCACCGCACGCCTGGAGAGTGGACCACCCTGAATCGATTCGAACGTACCGCCAGGACGAGCGTCGCCAATCCGCTGACCGCAAACGCAAGCGTCGAGCCCGACGCCGCCTCAGCAAATAA
- a CDS encoding BlaI/MecI/CopY family transcriptional regulator, giving the protein MNQISISDAEWQVMNVIWDGQPLTAQEIVSRLSAQTDWAPATIKTMLHRLVKKEVLTFEQQGNRYVYRSRVKRSACVKQASRAFLDRVFDSEPGPLLAHFMQHTKLSAQDIADLRRILDEKER; this is encoded by the coding sequence ATGAATCAGATTTCCATTTCCGATGCCGAATGGCAGGTGATGAACGTCATCTGGGACGGCCAGCCGCTCACCGCCCAGGAGATTGTCTCCCGCTTGTCCGCCCAGACCGATTGGGCTCCGGCCACCATCAAGACCATGCTGCATCGCCTCGTCAAAAAAGAGGTGCTCACCTTCGAACAGCAGGGCAACCGTTACGTCTACCGCTCCCGCGTCAAACGTTCGGCCTGCGTCAAACAGGCCAGCCGCGCCTTTCTGGACCGGGTCTTCGACAGTGAACCGGGCCCGCTGCTCGCACATTTCATGCAACATACAAAACTCTCTGCACAGGACATCGCAGACCTCCGCCGCATACTCGATGAGAAGGAACGTTGA
- the tnpB gene encoding IS66 family insertion sequence element accessory protein TnpB (TnpB, as the term is used for proteins encoded by IS66 family insertion elements, is considered an accessory protein, since TnpC, encoded by a neighboring gene, is a DDE family transposase.), with protein sequence MMGLPSGTPIYLCTEPVDFRNGFDGLTGIVTATLGQNVLNGSLFLFVNRRRDRIKALWWETGGLTLWYRRLEQGTVELPTPEDDKTHVTIDSVELAMWIAGVSLKSSRHRRKRMTAV encoded by the coding sequence ATGATGGGCTTGCCCAGCGGCACGCCCATCTACCTGTGCACCGAGCCGGTCGATTTTCGTAACGGCTTCGACGGTTTAACCGGCATTGTCACCGCGACGCTGGGTCAGAACGTCCTCAACGGTTCTCTATTCCTGTTTGTGAACCGCCGACGCGATCGTATCAAAGCCCTGTGGTGGGAGACCGGCGGACTGACGTTATGGTACCGGCGGCTTGAGCAAGGTACCGTTGAGCTGCCAACGCCCGAAGACGACAAAACCCACGTGACCATCGATTCGGTCGAACTGGCCATGTGGATCGCCGGCGTTTCGCTGAAGTCGTCCAGGCACAGAAGAAAGCGAATGACTGCGGTCTGA
- the tnpA gene encoding IS66 family insertion sequence element accessory protein TnpA has translation MKTAQVWADRLERFDQAEITVAQFCQNENVSKASYYYWRRKVRGRRKIRGTTRRDHQRLRDSTSAPPRQTGRKPAGFLPVTLAASSPATVMAVDLPGGIRIRFEIPSCSQEARS, from the coding sequence GTGAAAACCGCCCAAGTCTGGGCAGACCGACTGGAGCGATTCGACCAGGCTGAAATCACCGTCGCGCAGTTCTGCCAAAACGAAAACGTCTCAAAAGCGTCCTACTATTACTGGCGGCGGAAGGTCCGCGGCCGGCGGAAGATCCGCGGTACCACCAGGAGAGACCATCAACGGCTTCGCGACAGCACGTCTGCCCCTCCTCGACAGACGGGCAGAAAGCCGGCAGGCTTCCTGCCCGTCACGCTTGCAGCGTCCTCACCGGCCACTGTCATGGCCGTCGATCTGCCGGGCGGCATTCGCATTCGATTCGAGATCCCGTCCTGTAGCCAGGAGGCCCGCTCATGA